Part of the Sulfurimonas denitrificans DSM 1251 genome is shown below.
GCAAATTCCCATACAAAAAAATTACCTACTAATCTTTTCTCAAACCCCTCCAAAAGAAAAAATACTCAAACACGATCCATTTTTATCTCTATATATTATTGAAGATACAAAAAAATTTAAATACCCTTTTAAAATAAACAGCCATCCATCTTTAGGGATTATAGGCGTTGATAATAGTAGAATTATAAATGCTAAGATAGCAAAAAAACAGGTGGGGTTGGATAGTTTTGCAACATTTTCTCATACACTCTCTACTCCAAGTTTGCTGCTTAATAGCTGTTGTGATTTAGAGGCAATAGTAACAGAGCGTGGTATCATAGAAAAAGAGTATATAGATAGATTTATAAAGATAAAAAATGTATCTTATGGTGATATTGGTATTAGGGTAAAAGATGAAAATTCTGTAGTTATAGTAAAAGAGAGTAATCCATTTGTAGAGTCAAATCAGCTAAAAGTTGGAGATGTTATCTTAGAATTTGATACAAGAAAGGTTAAAGATAGTGCCTCTTTTATGAGAAATATACTTTTTTCCTCAATCGGTTCTACCCATAATGTTAAGATAAAAAGAGACAACAAAATAGTTACTCTAAGAGCAATTACACAAAAAAGATTGGGTGGGGGGTTTCAAAGAGATGTCTATTTGGAGTTTTTGGGAATGCAATTTGACAAAAAACTCTTTATCGTTAAAGTTGCAAAAGAAGCGGAGCGTTTTGGGCTTAAAGTAGGAGATAGGCTTCTTCAAGCAAACACAAAAGATATAAAAGGTGCGGATGATATTTTTGATAAAGCTGATAAAGTAAAAAACTCTCTAAATCTTCTATTTGAAAGAGAGCATTTTCAGTTTTTTGTGAAAGTAAATTAGATACAATTTCGCATGCAAAACTTTGAAAACTTCCTACTAAATCATCTGCCAGCTTCAAAAAGTATTCATCCGACATACGAAGAGGCAGTTCAAAAAATGCTCATTGCTGGAGGGAAGAGATTTCGTCCAGCACTCCTTCTTGGAGTTGTAAACGCTTACAATCCACTTATGATTGGTGGAGCTTACCATGCAGCGTACGCTATTGAGCTTCTGCATACATACTCACTTATACATGATGATTTACCAGCTATGGATAACTCACCACTCCGCAGAGGCGAACCTACACTACATGTACTCTTTGATGAAGTCACTGCAATTTTGGCAGGTGATGCGCTAAACACATACGCTTTTGAGGTTTTAAGTAACGCCCCTTTTTCAGACTTTACAAGAGTAGAACTAATCAGAGAACTAGCAACAAATGGTGGACTAAATGGTATGGTTCTGGGCCAAGCGATTGATTGTTACTTTGAAAATAGAGTACTTAGTATTGATGATGTAAAAATATTACATACAAATAAAACAGCAAAACTAATCGCTGCTTCACTTAAAATGGGTGCAATTATTGTTGGAGAAGAGAAGTTAGCTGAGACGCTTTATGATTTTGGTATAAAGCTTGGACTTCTTTTTCAGATTCAAGATGACATTTTAGACGTTACGCAAAGTTCACAAGAGGCTGGAAAACTTACAAACAATGATGAAAACAAAAATAGTTTTGTAACAATTTTAGGATTAGATGAGGCCTTCTTGGAAGCGGAGTCTCTAGCAAACACTCTTTTAAAAGAGATAGATGGTTTTGATGAAAAACTCAAAAGTGAGCTCTCAAAACTTTTAGTTCACTACATAAACAGACATAAAAACTAAAAAAAGGTAAAGATAAAATGAGTAATAAAATGCGTCAAAAGATGGCAGATAGCATAAGATTTTTAGCAGCAGACATGGTACAAAGTGCAAATTCAGGTCACCCAGGCGCACCTATGGGGCTCTCAGACATAGCAGTTGTTTTAAGTGAACATTTAAACCACAATCCAAAAAACCCATCTTGGTTAAATCGTGATAGAGTTGTATTCTCAGGCGGTCATGCTACAGGGCTTATCTACTCTCTTTATTATCTTTGGGGATATGGATTAGAGATAGAAGATTTAAAAAACTTCCGTCAACTTGATTCAAAAACTCCAGGACATCCAGAGTTTGGACATACCGCTGGTGTTGAGATAACAACAGGCCCACTAGGGCAAGGTATAGCAAATGCTGTTGGTTTTTCAATGGCTTCAAAATTTGTAGGTGCGCAAGTAAACTCTGAAACTGCAAAAGTAATAGACCATAAAGTTTACTGTTTATGTGGTGATGGAGATTTAGAAGAGGGTATAAGTTATGAGGCTTGCTCAATTGCAGGGCATAACAAACTAGATAATCTTATACTTATTTATGACTCTAATCGTATCACTATAGAGGGCTCAACTGATTTAAGTATCAGCGAAAACATCCGTATGCGTTTTGAGTCACAAGGTTGGAATGTTTTAGAGTGTGATGGTCACAATTTTGATGAGATTGACAACGTAATTACAGCTGCAAAAGTAAATTCAAAACCGACTATTATTATTGCTAATACTCTTATCGCAAAAGGCGCAGGCATTATGGAAGGCTCACATCATGCACACGGTGCGCCTCTTGGCAAAGATGTGATTGCTCAAGCTAAAGAGGATGCAGGCTTTCCTACAAATAAGACTTTTTACGTTGATGAAGATGTAATGGCAAGATTTAGATGTGCGGTAGAAAAGGGCGATTTGTTAGAGCGAGAGTGGATACATAGCCTTAAAACTCTTCCATTAATGGAGCAAAATGAGGCTCTATCTGCGCTTCAGAATCCTGATTTTTCAAAAATCCAGTGGCCAAGCTTTGATAAAGCAGATGCAACAAGAAACACAAACGGGAAAATTTTAAATGCTATTGCTAAAGCTCTTCCTAACTTTTTAGGTGGTTCAGCTGATCTTAGCCCATCTAACAAGACTGAACTTGTTGACATGGGAGTTTATCCAAAAGGGCGAAATATCTACTTTGGTATTCGTGAACATGCAATGGCTTCAATTACAAATGCTATCGCACTTTATGGACCTCTTATGCCATTTTCGGCTACATTTTTTGTTTTTTCAGACTACTTAAAACCAGCGGCACGTATAGCGGCATTAACAGGAATACAGCAATTTTTTATCTGGACTCATGACAGTATCGGCGTAGGAGAAGATGGACCTACTCATCAGCCAATAGAGCATTTAAGCCAGTTTCGCGCACTTCCAAACTTTTATGTGTGGCGTCCAGCTGATGGTGCTGAAAATGTTGAAGCTTGGAAAACAGCACTAGAGATGAAAAAATCTCCATCAGCTTTTGTCTGCTCACGCCAAAATCTCTCAGTTCTTCCACTTCCTGTAAAAGGAATTATAAGTAACGGTGGTTATCTTCTTGCAAGTGATGAGAATGCTACTATTACTTTGATGGCAAGTGGAAGTGAAGTTGAACTTGCACTTAAAGTTAAAGAGGCACTAAATGAGAAAAAAGTACATGTAAATGTAGTTTCAGTCCCATGCTATGACCTTTTTATAGAGCAAGATAAAACTTATATAGACTCAATTATTAAGCCTAACACTAAAAAAATAGCAATAGAAGCAGCTCGTGGTTTAGAGTGGTATAGATTTGCGGATGAAGTAATTGGTATGGATACATTCGGTGCTTCTGCTCCTGCTGATAAACTCTTTGCAAAATTTGGTTTCTCAGTAGAGGGCGTTCTCTCTAAAATAATATAATTTTAACAGTTGGCATAGTGCCAACAGTTAAAACACTAAACAATCTCCATTTGGTCACAATCTTAAAAAATATTATAAAGTGTTACTAAAAAAGATAATATAGATTTTTTTGTTATTTTTTACTTAAAATTAATATTTGTTTTATTTTAGTAATATATAATAAAACATATTTTGTTAAAAGGAGTTATAAATGAAGTTACTTTCTGTTTTACTTGTAGGTGCAACATTATGTTTTGGTGCAGTTGATATTAACAAAGCTGACAAAGCTCAGCTAATGGAGATAAAGGGTGTAGGAGAAGCAAAAGCAAATGCTATTTTAGAGTATAGAAAAGAGCATAAATGTTTTAAAACGGTTGAGGAGATAAAAAATGTCAAAGGGTTTGGTGTTAAATTTTTAGAAAAAAACAAGTCAAATTTAGAGGCTAGTAGCTGTAAAAAGTAGCTCTTATATCTACATGTACCCTTACATGTAGATTTTTAAAATATATAAAAATTTAAATTACCTCTTTTAAGACGCACCCACTTCCATAAGGCTTTTTTGAGTAGTAACTCTTGCCATGTGCTACTAGCAAAGCATGAAACTCCTGATATGTTTTTAGAAGCTCCACCTCATTTTTTATGCACTCTTTTAAAGATGTTTCCACAAGGTTTTTTATATCTCTGTATTTTGTTTTTGGCTCTATCATGCCAAGCTCACTTAATAATCTTTTTGTGTAAGCATCAACTTTAAATTCTAGCTGATTGTAACCATATAGAAGTATAGAATCAGCACTCTCCTCGCCGATACCAATAACACTCAAGAGCGCATCCCTTGTTGGTACTTTGCCATCTAGACTCTTATAGAATTTTATAAATTCCAAAATGTATCTTGTTTTTTGATTAAAATATCCACAAGGCTTGATAGCCTCTTTTAATTCCAAGATATTCATGTTCTCTATGCCATATACATTTAGTGCGCTCTTTACATGTAGATTGTTTAATGATTTTACAACTGAGGTAAAAGTTGTGTTTTGAGTTAAAATTGAGCCTAAACAGACCTCAAATATCTCATCTTCATTGTGTGGAAAAGTGTAATCTAGTTTATGATAACCATGACCTAGTATTGGCCACCAGCCTTGAGGACCATACATCTCATAGAGAGTTTTATAGATATGATAAACTCTATTCATAGATAATTAAGCAATCTGATTCCAATAAAAATTGCTCCTAAAAATATAACAGATGAGATAAAGACAAGTGCAGTTACAACTTTTGGTTTGCAATCATAAAGAGAGGCAAAATTTACATTTGCAATGGCAAGAGGAACTAATAACTCTATAAAAATTATTCCCTTTATCATCAAATCAAGCTCAATTAAAAAGAGAACTAAAAACGTAAGAGCGGGTAAGATGATAAATTTTACACTAATAACCCAAAGAGTTAACCTTTTACTTATTTCACTGATTTTTGTTCCATATAGATAAATCCCAAACAAAAAGAGTTGCATAACTATAGAAGCATAAGCCCCCATCATAAGCGTTTTCATAATCTCAACACTCGGCTGATAACCATAAGCACTAAGAGTAATTGCTAATGCTGCTGCCCAGAGAATAGGGAGTTTTGCTATATTTTTAAACGAACTCTTAACATCAAAGCTCCCTCTTGAGTAGTAGTAAACACCAACTGTATAGACAATAAATACATTCATAAGATTTATAACAGTAGTGTATGGGATAGACTCTTCTCCAAAAATAGCGATATTTAATGGAATACCAAGATTTCCAGTATTTCCTATAACAGCTGCGACTGTTGCGATGGAGTACTCTTTTTTATCCTCAAATAGTCTCTTTGCCATCAGAGCTGATATAAAAAGCACTAAGATAACAATGAAAAGATAAATTGAAGGTGCAAAGAGAAGTGTGGAGTCAACGGGGCGGATAAGTAGTCCCCAAAATGTCAGAAAAACTTGTAAAAAATATACATTTATAAGAGTTATGGTTTTATCATCAATGCGCTCTTTAAAACTCATCTTTGCTATAAAGCCTATAACAATAAAGATATAAATAGCCAAGATTGAAAATAGTATTGAACTCATGGAGCGATTATAGCAAATAGTGTATAATTTCGCACTACAAAGGGGCAAAGAGATGCAAAATATAGAAGATATAAATAGAGTTATAAAAGAGAATCTAGCAGTTATGCTCTACTTCTCAGCACCTACATGTAACGTATGTCACGCATTAAAACCAAAGTTATTAGAAGCGATAGAGAACAATTTTCAAGAGTTTGAAGTAGTAAGTATCGATACATCTATAGAGCAAGAGATTGCAGCCAACTTTAGTGTTTTTGCCATTCCTACTGTTTTAGTTTTTTTAGATGGCAGAGAGTTTTTAAGAAAATCTCGCCACATGAGTGTTGATGAGGTTATAAGAGAGATAAAAAGACCTTACGAAGTTATGACTTCATAACCCTTAGCGCATAAAAGCGATTAAAGAGGCAGTGACTGCTACATTTAAAGATTCTACATCTCTATTCATAGGGATATTTATCGAGTCGTTACAAAGTGCTTCAATCTCACGTGAGACTCCATCACTCTCATTTCCAAGAACAAATATAGATTTATCCTCTTGACGCAAATCGTAGATGCTCTTTTTTGCATGTGAAGAGAGAAGATATATTTTTGTATCTTTTAGTTCTTTTAAAACTTCATCTAAAGTGTTGCAGTAGTAAATAGGAAGTTTAAACAGTGTTCCTGCACTGGCTTTTATGACAAGAGGAGAGATTTTAGCACTATTTTTTTTAGGAAGAATCACACCATCAATATATCCAGCAGCACAAGAGCGTATAATCATTCCTAGATTTTGAGGATTTTGGATGCCATCAAGTGCTAAAAGTTTAAATTTTTTGAGATTTTTTATCTCATTCGCATTTTTATAAGAATTAGCGATTATATCAATTGCAACACCTTGATCTTGTTTTGAATTTTTACTTATGCGACTAAGTGCATTTTTATCATGATAAGTGACTTGAATATCTCTTTTTTTTGCTAAAGATAAGATAGTTTCTATAGCACCATCGCTTTTATTAGAGTTAGAGAGATGAAGTTTATGTATCTCTATTGTGTTGTCTAGTAAAACTTCTATAATCACATTTCTTCCATAAAGAGTTATGATTTTTTCAAAATACGCTTTTTTATCTTTGTACTCTTGTGAATCTTGCAAAATAGAGCCTTTTATTTAATTGAGTAGAATTTTACACTATTTAAGTTTGTTATCTGATTTCATAGACTATTTCTGTTCTATTTTTCTTCTTTATAATCTCTTTAACGCTAAGAGTATCAATTTGTATTTTCATAAACTCTTCGATTGAGTTTATAGAATTTTCTGCAACGGCTCTCAAAACCAAACCTCTATAAGCTTTAGCCCAGTGACTTACTACTTTGCCATCTTTTAAAAATTTCAAAGTTAAATAAGGTTTATTTATCTCATAAAATTTATCATAATATCCAGCGCGTAAATCTAAAATATCAGCGTTTGATAGAAAAAGATCAAGCTGATATGAAAATCTATCTTTATAAAATTTATCAGGTATAAGATTACCTATATTATTTCCTTGTTTTACCTTATAGTTAGCAATTGTATCGCCTCCGAAAATTGGGCCATAAAGGTTTGAAAATATAATACTATTTTTCATTAGATACTCTTTTGCACTATTATTAAGCGTCTCAAAGTTGAGATATTGATATGCTATACCATCATAACGTTCAATAGAGTGCATAAGTGGTGACTTGAAAATATCATTTATATATGGTTGGCAGTCTGAAAATTTTTTAAATCCAAAAAGTTCTTTAATTACCTCTTCATTATGACTATTTACGACGCTATTGTATTCATTTAGTATGGTTTCTCTTGCGCTATTTGAACCAAAAAGTTCTTTTTGCTCTTCAGTGCCACCAGTTTTTTTGTTCTCAGATGGAGAAAATAATATTTTTAACATCAATAAAACCTTTAATATATATAAAATAGAAACAGATAATAGCCTTTTTTACATAAAGAGATAAATCTTTTAAATTTTAAGTAAAAACCCCTTGACATTGAAAATATATTGCACTATAATTCTGGCTCAAATTCGATGCCGACATAGCTCAGTTGGCTAGAGCAGCTGATTTGTAATCAGCAGGCCCGGGGTTCAAATCCTCGTGTCGGCACCATTGAATTCGAGAATATTAGAAACAGTGTTAGACCAGATTAAACAATTATGTTATGGTGAGATAGTCAAGTGGCCAACGACGGCGGACTGTAAATCCGCTCCCTCCGGGTTCAGAGGTTCGACTCCTCTTCTCACCACCATTCAATGGCACATGCGGGCGTAGCTCAGTTGGCTAGAGCGTCAGCCTTCCAAGCTGAGGGTCGAGGGTTCGAGTCCCTTCACCCGCTCCATTGAAAATTCTGGAAGCTGAAGTACAATTTCAACCTACTTCATAAACATATATTTAAACTAAGATTATAGTATATGGCAATCTACACAAAAAACAATCTAATATTTAAAAAATTATGCAATTATTGCTTGGTGTCTATTTTACTTTTTTAACTTTGCTCTCGTGGCTCAGGGGTAGAGCACTTCCTTGGTAAGGAAGAGGTCGGCGGTTCAAATCCGCTCGTGAGCTCCATAAGGTAAAGTATAGACAAAGTTTAAGCAATAATTGAATAATTTTTGGGTACAATTCCATTTCTATTCACAAATTAAGTCGGAGGACACTATGGCAAAAGAAAAGTTTGCGCGTAATAAACCGCATGTAAACATAGGTACAATTGGTCACGTAGATCATGGTAAAACAACATTGACAGCTGCAATTACTGCGGTATTAGCAGTAACAAATGGTGCAAAAATGATGGATTATGATGCTATCGACAATGCTCCTGAAGAGCGTGAGCGCGGTATTACAATTGCAACATCACACGTAGAATACGAAACTAACAATCGTCACTATGCACACGTTGATTGTCCAGGTCACGCGGATTATGTTAAAAACATGATTACAGGTGCTGCACAAATGGATGGTGCTATTTTAGTTGTTTCTGCAGCTGATGGTCCGATGCCTCAAACTCGTGAGCATATTCTTCTTTCTAAGCAAGTTGGTGTTCCATATATCGTTGTTTTCATGAACAAAGAAGATATGGTTGATGACGAAGAGCTATTAGAGTTAGTTGAAATGGAAATCCGTGAACTTCTTGATATGTATGATTTCCCAGGTGACGATACTCCAATCGTAGCTGGTTCAGCAAAAGAAGCATTAGATGAAGCAAAAACTGGTACACTTGGACCATGGTCTGCAAAAATACAAAAGCTTATGGCTGCTGTAGATGAGTATATTCCTGAGCCAACTCGTGAAGTTGATAGAGATTTCTTAATGCCTGTTGAAGATGTTTTCTCAATCTCTGGTCGTGGAACAGTTGTAACTGGTCGTATCGAGCGTGGAACAGTTAAAATTGGGGATGCTATTGAAATCGTAGGTATCCGTGATACTCAAAAAACTACTGTAACTGGTATAGAGATGTTCCGTAAAGAAATGGATCAAGGTTTAGCTGGTGACAACTGTGGTGTTCTAGTTCGTGGTATAGGTAAAGATGATGTTGAGCGTGGTCAAGTGCTTTGTAAGCCAGGCACAATCAATCCTCACACTAAATTTACAGCTGAGATTTACGTATTAAGTAAAGAAGAGGGTGGTCGTCATACTCCATTCTTTACTAACTATCGTCCACAGTTCTATGTTCGTACTACAGACGTTACAGGTGCTATCTATTTACCAGAAGGTACAGAGATGGTTATGCCAGGTGACAACGTAAGTATTACTGTTGAGCTAATTCACCCAATCGCTATGGAAAAAGGTACTAAGTTCGCTATCCGTGAGGGTGGACGTACTGTTGGTGCTGGTGTTGTAGCTGAGATTCTTGCATAATTCGCTTAAGCGAATATGCAAAATCCTTTAAAAGGTTAATAACATGAGAGAAGCAATACATTTAGGGTGTGAAAAGTGTACTCGTCGTAACTATCATACTACTAAAAACAAAAAAACTCATACTGAAAAATTTTCAGTTAAAAAATATTGTAAATTTTGTCGTGAGCATACTCTTCACAAAGAGATGAAGTTATAATATTAAAGTTGCAATAAAGCTAAGGTTGAATACTTCTGCTTTATTGTTAAAATAAAGGCGTATAGCTCCAACGGTTAGAGCACCGGATTCCAAATCCGGGTGTTGGGAGTTCGAATCTCTCTACGCCTGCCACACATTAATTATTTGTAGTGCTTTGGGGCTTTATTTGTAATTAATGACGATTAGGAAAGTTGAATGAATTTAGGTGTACATATTAAAAATGCTAGAATAGAATTAAGCAAAGTTATTTTTCCTACTAAAGGTCAAGTGAAACAAGCCTATATTTCTGTTTTAATTGTTGTAACAGTAATCACTGCTTTTTTAGCATTGGTTGATTTGCTTATGTCATCAATAATGTCGGCAATTTTAGGTTAAGGGGTAACAATGGAGAAAAAAAACAGTCATCAATGGTACTCTATACAAACATATGGCAATGAGAGAACTGTTCGTTTAGCAATTTTAAATCTTATAGAAGAGATGAGACTACAAGACTTCATAACAGATGTTATAGTTCCTACAGAAGATGTTATAGAAGTAAAAGATGGCAAGAAAAAAATATCTGAACGCTCACTTTATTCAGGTTATGTTTTTGCTAGAATCGAACTCAATACTGAGATTCAACATATAATTCAATCAATACCAAAAGTATCTGGATTTATTGGTGAAGCAAATATTCCTACACCACTTAGTGAGCATGACATAAATGTAATACTAGATCGTGTTCAAAATCGTGCTGCGCCTAAGCCAAAGGTATTTTTTGATAATGGGGAGACTGTCCGAATTACAGATGGTCCATTTGCAAACTTTACGGCAACTGTAGATGAGTATGATTTAGAGCATGGAACTTTAAAACTAAATGTTTCAATTTTTGGAAGAGCAACACCAGTTGATATCTCTTATACTCAAGTTGAAAAAATAATTTAATTAGCAATAAGCTACGCTAACTTTAGATTTTTTATAAAAGTTTAAAGTTAGCGTAGTTTAAAGCGACTTGTCGCGCGAGCATCTGCTGAAGAAAACTTAGCGTTAGCGTAGCAAACTGGACTCTGTTCAGGTTGCGTTAAGTAAAATAATAAAAAGGAAAAAAGATGGCAAAAAAAATAATGGGCTACATTAAGCTTCAAATTGAAGCTGGCAAAGCAACTCCTGCTCCTCCAGTTGGACCAGCACTTGGTCAACGTGGTGTTAATATTATGGAGTTTACAAAAGCGTTTAATGAAAAAACAAAAGATAAGATGGGATTTAAAGTTCCTGTAGTTATTACTGTTTTTACTGATAAAAGTTTTACGTTTGTTGTAAAACAACCACCAGCATCTGCTCTACTTATGCATGCTGCAGGTCTTAAAGGCGGTTCAAGTAATCCACTTAAAAATAAAGTGGCAAAACTTACTCAAGCGCAATTAATGGAAATTGTAAATAGAAAAATCGAAGATTTAAATACTGATGATAAAGAAGCTGCAGCTAAAACAATTGCTGGTTCAGCTCGTTCAATCGGTATTGAAATAGTAGATTAATATTAAACATTTTATCATCGACCACAGTGATATAAAGTTTTGTGGCAGAATTTCATAGGAGAATTTGACAATGAGCAAAAGATATAAACAATTAACAGAAAAAATTGATGTTACTAAAGCGTATAGCGTTGATGAAGCATCACTATTAGTAAAAAATTTAGTAAGTGCAAAATTTGATGAAACAGTTGAAGTGGCATTTAATTTAAATGTAGATCCAAGACATGCGGATCAGATGATTCGTGGAGCTATTGTGCTTCCTCATGGAACTGGTAAAACTGTACGTGTTGCAGTTTTTGCTAAAGGTGCTAAAGCTGATGAAGCCAAAGCTGCTGGAGCAGATATAGTTGGAACTGATGATTTAGTTCAGCAAATTAAAGATGGCATTTTCAACTTTGATATTGTTGTTGCTGCACCTGATTGTATGGGACTTGTTGGTCAAATTGGTCGTATTTTAGGGCCAAAAGGTATGATGCCTAACCCTAAAACTGGGACTGTAACTCCAGATGTTGCAACAGCAGTTAAAAATGTTAAGGGTGGGCAAGTAAATTTCCGTGTTGATAAAAAAGGAAATATACATGCAGGTATTGGTAAGGCAAGTTTTAATGCTGATAAAATATCTGAGAATCTTATAACATTTGTTAAAGCGATTAACAGACACAAGCCATCATCTGCAAAAGGTCGCTACATTAAAAATTGTGCTTTAAGTTTAACAATGAGTCCTGCTATCAAGCTTGATGTTATGCAATTAGCGGATATGAAATAATTTAGTAATTTTTAGTGCTTTATTCGTAAAGCACTCTCAAGTTACTACTTTGGTAACTGCATTTTATGGACTGAAGATATAGGAGCGAAAGCTTAATATGCTGATAATAATTAGCATCCCTATTGAAGTGTTGTCTGGAAAGGAGATATTCTATGACAAAAACACAAAAAGCTGAAATTATTGAAGTACTTTCAAATGAATTTAAAGATGCTCAAAGTGTAATCTTTTGTGATTACAAAGGTTTGAGCGTTTCTAAGCTTGAGAATTTGAGAAAAATGGCTCGTGCTAAAGATACAAAAGTTCAAGTTGTTAAAAATACGTTAGCTACTATTGCACTAAGCAATGCTTCACTAACGGGTGTTGAATTAAAAGACACTAATATTTTAGTATGGGGAGCAGATTCTGTTGCTACATCTAAAGTATGTGCTGACTTTGCTAAAGATAATGAAAAATTTGTAATTAAGTCTGCTTATGTTGATCGTGAAGCTGCTGATGCTGCTAAGGTTGAAGCATTTGCTAAACTTCCTGGTCGTGAGGAGCTTCTTGCTATGCTTGCTGCTACTTGGATGGCACCAGTTACATGTTTCACTATTGGACTTGACGCATTAAGACAAAAAAAAGAGGAAGCTTAATAGCTTTCAACAAACATAGATGATTTAAATCA
Proteins encoded:
- the tkt gene encoding transketolase, coding for MSNKMRQKMADSIRFLAADMVQSANSGHPGAPMGLSDIAVVLSEHLNHNPKNPSWLNRDRVVFSGGHATGLIYSLYYLWGYGLEIEDLKNFRQLDSKTPGHPEFGHTAGVEITTGPLGQGIANAVGFSMASKFVGAQVNSETAKVIDHKVYCLCGDGDLEEGISYEACSIAGHNKLDNLILIYDSNRITIEGSTDLSISENIRMRFESQGWNVLECDGHNFDEIDNVITAAKVNSKPTIIIANTLIAKGAGIMEGSHHAHGAPLGKDVIAQAKEDAGFPTNKTFYVDEDVMARFRCAVEKGDLLEREWIHSLKTLPLMEQNEALSALQNPDFSKIQWPSFDKADATRNTNGKILNAIAKALPNFLGGSADLSPSNKTELVDMGVYPKGRNIYFGIREHAMASITNAIALYGPLMPFSATFFVFSDYLKPAARIAALTGIQQFFIWTHDSIGVGEDGPTHQPIEHLSQFRALPNFYVWRPADGAENVEAWKTALEMKKSPSAFVCSRQNLSVLPLPVKGIISNGGYLLASDENATITLMASGSEVELALKVKEALNEKKVHVNVVSVPCYDLFIEQDKTYIDSIIKPNTKKIAIEAARGLEWYRFADEVIGMDTFGASAPADKLFAKFGFSVEGVLSKII
- the rlmB gene encoding 23S rRNA (guanosine(2251)-2'-O)-methyltransferase RlmB, which translates into the protein MQDSQEYKDKKAYFEKIITLYGRNVIIEVLLDNTIEIHKLHLSNSNKSDGAIETILSLAKKRDIQVTYHDKNALSRISKNSKQDQGVAIDIIANSYKNANEIKNLKKFKLLALDGIQNPQNLGMIIRSCAAGYIDGVILPKKNSAKISPLVIKASAGTLFKLPIYYCNTLDEVLKELKDTKIYLLSSHAKKSIYDLRQEDKSIFVLGNESDGVSREIEALCNDSINIPMNRDVESLNVAVTASLIAFMR
- a CDS encoding thioredoxin family protein; this translates as MQNIEDINRVIKENLAVMLYFSAPTCNVCHALKPKLLEAIENNFQEFEVVSIDTSIEQEIAANFSVFAIPTVLVFLDGREFLRKSRHMSVDEVIREIKRPYEVMTS
- a CDS encoding ComEA family DNA-binding protein — protein: MKLLSVLLVGATLCFGAVDINKADKAQLMEIKGVGEAKANAILEYRKEHKCFKTVEEIKNVKGFGVKFLEKNKSNLEASSCKK
- a CDS encoding YaaA family protein, which encodes MLKILFSPSENKKTGGTEEQKELFGSNSARETILNEYNSVVNSHNEEVIKELFGFKKFSDCQPYINDIFKSPLMHSIERYDGIAYQYLNFETLNNSAKEYLMKNSIIFSNLYGPIFGGDTIANYKVKQGNNIGNLIPDKFYKDRFSYQLDLFLSNADILDLRAGYYDKFYEINKPYLTLKFLKDGKVVSHWAKAYRGLVLRAVAENSINSIEEFMKIQIDTLSVKEIIKKKNRTEIVYEIR
- a CDS encoding AEC family transporter, producing MSSILFSILAIYIFIVIGFIAKMSFKERIDDKTITLINVYFLQVFLTFWGLLIRPVDSTLLFAPSIYLFIVILVLFISALMAKRLFEDKKEYSIATVAAVIGNTGNLGIPLNIAIFGEESIPYTTVINLMNVFIVYTVGVYYYSRGSFDVKSSFKNIAKLPILWAAALAITLSAYGYQPSVEIMKTLMMGAYASIVMQLFLFGIYLYGTKISEISKRLTLWVISVKFIILPALTFLVLFLIELDLMIKGIIFIELLVPLAIANVNFASLYDCKPKVVTALVFISSVIFLGAIFIGIRLLNYL
- a CDS encoding endonuclease III domain-containing protein: MNRVYHIYKTLYEMYGPQGWWPILGHGYHKLDYTFPHNEDEIFEVCLGSILTQNTTFTSVVKSLNNLHVKSALNVYGIENMNILELKEAIKPCGYFNQKTRYILEFIKFYKSLDGKVPTRDALLSVIGIGEESADSILLYGYNQLEFKVDAYTKRLLSELGMIEPKTKYRDIKNLVETSLKECIKNEVELLKTYQEFHALLVAHGKSYYSKKPYGSGCVLKEVI
- a CDS encoding polyprenyl synthetase family protein; the encoded protein is MQNFENFLLNHLPASKSIHPTYEEAVQKMLIAGGKRFRPALLLGVVNAYNPLMIGGAYHAAYAIELLHTYSLIHDDLPAMDNSPLRRGEPTLHVLFDEVTAILAGDALNTYAFEVLSNAPFSDFTRVELIRELATNGGLNGMVLGQAIDCYFENRVLSIDDVKILHTNKTAKLIAASLKMGAIIVGEEKLAETLYDFGIKLGLLFQIQDDILDVTQSSQEAGKLTNNDENKNSFVTILGLDEAFLEAESLANTLLKEIDGFDEKLKSELSKLLVHYINRHKN
- a CDS encoding DUF7488 domain-containing protein encodes the protein MLRLLLALGLLFLNLHACKSSSESCRQKILDSGAILTQSLQIPIQKNYLLIFSQTPPKEKILKHDPFLSLYIIEDTKKFKYPFKINSHPSLGIIGVDNSRIINAKIAKKQVGLDSFATFSHTLSTPSLLLNSCCDLEAIVTERGIIEKEYIDRFIKIKNVSYGDIGIRVKDENSVVIVKESNPFVESNQLKVGDVILEFDTRKVKDSASFMRNILFSSIGSTHNVKIKRDNKIVTLRAITQKRLGGGFQRDVYLEFLGMQFDKKLFIVKVAKEAERFGLKVGDRLLQANTKDIKGADDIFDKADKVKNSLNLLFEREHFQFFVKVN